The Phycisphaerales bacterium genome includes the window ACGATCGAGCCGACCGGGACAGCCGCCGTCCAGTCACACCGGACTGCTGCGCCGTTTCATCTTGTTCGGATACGACCAGCAGCGCGACTCGGTCGTGGTCGGACCGGTGGGATTCCGGCGATCGACAGCGCCCAGTGTGCTCGAGTTCGGCGGCCGCACGGCGGTCGAGTCGAGACGACGCGGACGGCAGCGAGGCAAGCGCGTCGTGCGCATCGCGGCGCGCCCGTACATGAAGCCGGCGCTGGAGAAGGAGAAGTCGAATCTGCCCGCGCTGTGGCGCAACAGTGTGCGCCCCTCGTCTGGTTGAGGCACTGCATTCATGGCCGATACGCGCGGCATCCGGGCGGGAAGGGCGTTCGTCGAACTGGGCGTGAGCGACAAGCTCACGGCCGGATTGAAGGCGGCCCAGCGCCGCCTTCAGGCGTTCGGCAGCGGCGTCCGTTCCATCGGACAGCGCCTCGTCGCGGCCGCGGCCATCGCCGCGGCGCCTCTGGCGATCAGCGCGCCGGTCTTCGCCAGCTTTGAGCAGAGCATGGCGCGAGTGCGGGCGCTCACCAGCGCCAGTGAGAAGGACTTCGAGCGCCTCTCAGACGAGGCCAAACGCCTCGGCGAGACGACGGTGTTCTCCGCGAGTCAAGCGGCGGATGCGATGGGCTTCTTCGCGCTGGCGGGTTTCAGCGTTGAGCAGATCCTCAAGTCCATCGGCCCGACGCTCAATCTCGCCGCCGCCGGTCAACTTGAGATCGCCCAGGCTGCGGACATCGCCGCCAAGATCATGGCGGGCATGGGGATCGAAGCTGGCCGCCTCGGTGATGCGGTGGATGTGCTCACCAAAGCCATGACCACCGCCAACACCGATCTGCTCCAACTCGGCGACGCCATGAAGTTCGTCGGGCCGATTGCCAAGAGCGCCGGCATCGCCTTCGAGGAGATCGTCGCGGCGATCCAGCTGCTCTCCAACACCGGCATCCAGGGCGAGATGGCGGGCACCACACTCCGCGGCGCCATCCTGGCGCTGACAAGCCCGAGCCAGGAAGCGGCGGACAAACTCAAGGAACTCGGCGTCCGAGTGCTCGACGCCGAGGGCAACGTGCGGCCGCTGGCCGACATCATTGACGACCTCAATCGCGCCATGGAGGGGATGGGCTCGGGGGAGCGCCTCGAAGTGCTCGGGCGCATCTTCCCCGCGCGGCAGGCGGCGGGTATGGCGGAACTGCTCTCTCAGGGAGCGGAAAAGCTCCGGGAGTACACCCGCGCGCTTGGCGACGCCGGCGGAACGGCCTCGCGCATCGCGGGTGTGCAGCTCAACACGCTCAAGGGACAGGCAACCATTCTCAAGAGCGCCCTCGAAGGCCTGGCAATCGCCATCGGCGAGTCACTTGTCGGGCCGCTGCGCGTGGTCGCACACTCCATCACGCGCGCCACCGCCGCGATGGCGCAATGGGTGCGCGAGAACCGCTCAGTGGTTGTTATCGCTGCGGCCTCGATACTTCTGGTGGGCGCGCTCGGTGCCACTTTGGTCGCAGTCGGTGTCGCAGCGCAGGCGGCGGCGTTTGTGCTTGGCGGACTTGGAAGCATCCTGTTCACGGCCAAGGCGGCGCTGCTGGCGGTCGGCGCCGCCGCGGGCGCCGTTCTTTCGCCCATCGGGCTGGTGATCACCGCCGTTGCCGCTCTGGGCGTCGCCGTCCTTGTGTCCAGCGGCGCCGCCGGCGGGGCGATCGGTTGGCTCGGCAAGCAGTTCGCGCAGCTGCGCGACGGTGTCACTCGAGTCATGCAGGGCATCTCCGATGCTCTCGCTGCGGGCGATGTGGCGCTGGCGGCCAAAATCCTCTGGCTGTCGCTCAACCTCGTGTGGCAGCAGGGGGTGGCGGCGCTGAATACCGCCTGGCTCACGGCGCGGAACTTCTTTATCACGACCGCCCAGAAGATGTGGTTCGGGGCGCTGGCGGCGGCGCAGATGGGATTCCACGCACTTGAGGTCGCGTGGATCGAGACGACCTCGTTCCTGTCAAAGACCTGGACGAAGTTCACGACGGGATTTCAGCAGATCTGGGAATCTGCGACGTCCTTTGTGGCCAAGCGGATGCTCGAGATCCAGGGGCTGTTCGATTCGTCTCTGGACGTCGATGCCGCCAAGCAGCTCGTCGATGAGCAGCTCGAGTCGAGACTGTCCGAATTGGACAGCCAGGCGCAGAAGCAGCTCGACGAGCGCGAGCGCAAGCGGCAGGAGCAGCGCCGCACTGCCGCCGAAGCCAATGAGGCCACGCTCGCCGAGATCGGCCGGCAGTTCGAGGAAGCGCAGGGATCACTTCGATCCGGCACCGACACCCGCCTCGCCGAAACCCGACGGCAACTTGAAGAAGCCCGGCAGCGGCTCGAGGAAGCG containing:
- a CDS encoding phage tail tape measure protein, which gives rise to MADTRGIRAGRAFVELGVSDKLTAGLKAAQRRLQAFGSGVRSIGQRLVAAAAIAAAPLAISAPVFASFEQSMARVRALTSASEKDFERLSDEAKRLGETTVFSASQAADAMGFFALAGFSVEQILKSIGPTLNLAAAGQLEIAQAADIAAKIMAGMGIEAGRLGDAVDVLTKAMTTANTDLLQLGDAMKFVGPIAKSAGIAFEEIVAAIQLLSNTGIQGEMAGTTLRGAILALTSPSQEAADKLKELGVRVLDAEGNVRPLADIIDDLNRAMEGMGSGERLEVLGRIFPARQAAGMAELLSQGAEKLREYTRALGDAGGTASRIAGVQLNTLKGQATILKSALEGLAIAIGESLVGPLRVVAHSITRATAAMAQWVRENRSVVVIAAASILLVGALGATLVAVGVAAQAAAFVLGGLGSILFTAKAALLAVGAAAGAVLSPIGLVITAVAALGVAVLVSSGAAGGAIGWLGKQFAQLRDGVTRVMQGISDALAAGDVALAAKILWLSLNLVWQQGVAALNTAWLTARNFFITTAQKMWFGALAAAQMGFHALEVAWIETTSFLSKTWTKFTTGFQQIWESATSFVAKRMLEIQGLFDSSLDVDAAKQLVDEQLESRLSELDSQAQKQLDERERKRQEQRRTAAEANEATLAEIGRQFEEAQGSLRSGTDTRLAETRRQLEEARQRLEEAIAQAKRSREESQADESGGPRSPGQLVAALEDQLAGLGDAFARGIEVRGTFSAEAVRGLAAGDDSAERTARATEQTARHTKRLVEASTKGLAFG